One Spiroplasma endosymbiont of Nebria brevicollis DNA window includes the following coding sequences:
- a CDS encoding ribosomal-processing cysteine protease Prp has product MVKVTCNYQNNNIDEVTITGHANFLQLGTDIVCAAVSAIVIGTLNALDQMEKKTIKVINNKSGFVKIKVIISTNDNQVMLKTMLWQLKTISAQYTQYLKIKEV; this is encoded by the coding sequence ATGGTTAAAGTTACTTGTAATTATCAAAATAATAACATTGATGAAGTTACTATTACTGGTCATGCTAACTTTTTACAATTAGGGACTGATATTGTTTGTGCAGCTGTCTCAGCAATTGTGATTGGAACATTAAATGCTCTAGATCAAATGGAAAAGAAAACAATCAAAGTTATTAACAATAAATCAGGTTTCGTAAAAATTAAAGTTATCATTAGTACTAATGATAACCAAGTAATGTTAAAAACTATGTTATGACAATTAAAAACCATTAGTGCTCAGTATACGCAATATCTAAAAATTAAGGAGGTGTAA
- the rpmA gene encoding 50S ribosomal protein L27 — protein MRYQLNLQLFASKKGVGSTRNGRDSHSKRLGAKISDGQSLKEGTIIYRQRGTKIHPGENVGRGGDDTLFALKPGIVKYTTFKKNKTRVSVIVNKI, from the coding sequence ATGCGTTATCAATTAAATTTACAATTATTTGCTTCAAAAAAGGGAGTAGGATCAACTCGTAATGGACGTGATTCTCATTCTAAACGTTTAGGCGCTAAAATTAGTGATGGTCAAAGTCTAAAAGAAGGAACAATCATTTATCGTCAACGTGGAACTAAAATTCACCCTGGCGAAAATGTTGGTCGTGGTGGTGATGATACATTATTTGCTTTAAAACCAGGAATAGTTAAGTACACAACATTCAAAAAAAACAAAACTCGTGTTTCTGTTATAGTTAATAAAATCTAA
- the coaBC gene encoding bifunctional phosphopantothenoylcysteine decarboxylase/phosphopantothenate--cysteine ligase CoaBC, with product MKHITLIITGSIAAPKAVQLLHKLQANFFVDVICTKSSLLFLPKIDFIYHSEMFEKILYEKADIINHTNLALKTDLIVVYPATMSFISKATLAIADSLALATFLASPAAKIIFPAMNHYMYHNQGFQNNYQSLSLMKGITIINPDMGMLACKITGDGRLKEPVEAFEIINNHFKIALDLTNKTILINYGRTRAYLDPIRYLTNNSSGKMGNALVTAYLKSNAKVVAIVGDLDVKIESHPNLTVINANTNEKMLQAMTIHFHDAHIILCVAALNDYQSAAYISNKINKTKDKNITLSLVPNIDVLKHLGSIKTTQTLVGFAVQDDNDMASGLTKMKTKKCDGMVINNIKVMGNDETEVNFMFKNQNHKLQGSKIDVASKIVNIIGQGK from the coding sequence GTGAAACATATTACATTAATTATTACCGGCAGTATTGCTGCCCCTAAGGCTGTCCAATTATTACATAAATTACAAGCAAATTTTTTTGTTGATGTAATTTGTACAAAAAGTAGTTTATTGTTTTTACCAAAAATAGATTTTATTTATCATAGTGAAATGTTCGAAAAAATACTTTATGAGAAAGCAGATATTATCAATCATACAAATTTAGCGTTAAAGACTGACTTAATTGTTGTTTATCCAGCAACCATGAGTTTTATTAGTAAGGCAACATTGGCCATTGCTGATAGTTTAGCTTTAGCAACTTTTTTAGCAAGTCCAGCAGCTAAAATTATTTTCCCTGCTATGAATCATTATATGTATCACAATCAAGGGTTTCAAAACAATTATCAATCCTTATCTCTAATGAAAGGTATTACTATTATTAATCCTGATATGGGAATGTTAGCTTGTAAAATTACTGGTGATGGTAGACTAAAAGAACCTGTCGAAGCTTTTGAGATAATTAATAATCATTTTAAAATTGCTCTTGATTTAACTAATAAAACTATTTTAATTAATTATGGCCGTACCAGAGCTTATCTTGATCCTATTCGGTATCTTACTAATAATTCGTCTGGAAAAATGGGTAATGCTTTAGTTACTGCTTATTTAAAAAGTAATGCTAAAGTAGTAGCAATCGTTGGTGACCTTGATGTTAAGATTGAAAGTCACCCTAATTTAACAGTTATTAATGCTAATACTAATGAAAAAATGTTACAAGCAATGACAATTCACTTTCATGATGCTCATATTATACTTTGTGTTGCAGCACTTAATGATTATCAAAGTGCTGCATATATATCAAATAAAATTAACAAAACCAAAGATAAAAATATAACATTATCATTAGTACCTAATATTGATGTTTTAAAACATTTAGGTAGTATAAAAACAACACAAACTTTAGTTGGTTTTGCTGTTCAAGATGATAATGATATGGCCTCAGGATTAACAAAAATGAAAACTAAAAAATGTGACGGAATGGTTATTAATAACATTAAAGTTATGGGTAATGATGAAACAGAAGTTAACTTTATGTTTAAAAATCAAAATCATAAATTACAAGGTAGTAAAATTGATGTTGCTAGTAAAATAGTGAATATTATTGGTCAAGGAAAATAA
- the obgE gene encoding GTPase ObgE, which translates to MRFIDVTKLKIKAGKGGDGVVAFRRELYVSKGGPSGGDGGRGGNIIFVGDSGMNTLLDLRKSQEITAEAGVNGAPKDMHGRRGHNTYVKVPLGTLVRDIKTQNILGDIIEDKQEIIIAAGGVGGRGNARFASATNRVPKISEKGTPGQQFEIICELKLLANAGLVGLPNAGKSTLLGAISASKPTVADYPFTTLNPHLGVVKVDKNENFVMADLPGLIAGASLGKGLGLQFLRHIERCQVLVHMIDISDETQDHFLNYELIMNELATYNKNLEKKPQIIIANKIDLPNSQANLEKLQIQIKLPIFAISAMKRTNLEPLIQTIFDAVKKEQHYQANREDINDEHIVYEYINKAETPEIIINRSATNRWNITGKTIETIYQKNPLNTYQNILLFKIKLQDLGVYDELRKQGIEKDHHVVIYGYEFIWE; encoded by the coding sequence ATGCGTTTTATTGATGTAACCAAATTAAAAATAAAAGCAGGTAAGGGCGGTGATGGTGTCGTTGCCTTCCGTCGTGAACTTTATGTTTCCAAAGGTGGTCCATCAGGAGGCGATGGTGGTCGTGGTGGTAACATTATCTTTGTTGGTGACTCAGGTATGAATACCTTACTAGACTTACGAAAAAGTCAAGAAATTACTGCCGAAGCAGGTGTTAATGGTGCTCCCAAAGATATGCATGGTCGAAGAGGACATAATACTTATGTCAAAGTACCATTAGGAACACTTGTCAGGGATATTAAAACTCAGAATATCCTTGGTGATATTATTGAAGACAAGCAAGAAATTATTATTGCTGCTGGTGGTGTTGGTGGTCGTGGTAATGCTCGTTTTGCTTCTGCAACTAACCGTGTTCCCAAAATTTCAGAAAAGGGAACACCTGGCCAACAATTTGAAATTATTTGTGAACTAAAACTTTTAGCTAATGCGGGATTAGTTGGATTACCTAACGCTGGTAAGTCAACGCTGTTAGGAGCGATTTCTGCTTCAAAACCTACTGTTGCTGATTATCCCTTTACTACTCTTAATCCTCATCTCGGTGTTGTTAAAGTTGATAAAAACGAAAACTTTGTCATGGCTGACTTACCAGGATTAATTGCTGGTGCTAGTTTAGGGAAGGGTTTAGGTTTACAGTTTCTTCGTCACATTGAACGTTGTCAAGTATTAGTTCATATGATTGATATTAGCGATGAAACCCAAGACCACTTTTTAAACTATGAATTGATTATGAATGAACTTGCTACATATAATAAAAATTTAGAAAAAAAACCACAAATTATTATTGCAAATAAAATTGATTTACCAAATTCGCAAGCAAACTTAGAAAAATTACAAATCCAAATTAAGTTACCAATTTTTGCTATTTCTGCTATGAAAAGAACTAATCTAGAACCATTAATTCAAACTATTTTTGACGCTGTTAAAAAAGAACAGCATTACCAAGCTAACCGTGAAGATATTAATGATGAACACATTGTTTACGAATATATTAATAAAGCAGAAACACCAGAAATAATTATTAATCGTAGTGCAACTAACCGTTGAAATATTACTGGTAAAACTATTGAAACTATTTATCAAAAAAATCCTTTAAACACTTATCAAAACATTTTATTATTTAAAATTAAACTCCAAGACCTTGGTGTCTATGATGAATTACGAAAACAAGGGATTGAAAAAGACCATCACGTTGTAATTTATGGTTATGAATTTATTTGAGAATAG
- the nadE gene encoding NAD(+) synthase produces MVLTEYLKVIVKFLQTQVTKTNSKGLIVGLSGGIDSAVVALLMKEAFPNNHLCVILPCQSDPIDVEYAQKLVSTHDLRSQIVDLTSTFNTFKTTINSSLNSEKSQLVLGNIKARLRMTTLYALGQNENYLVVGTDNADERHIGYFTKYGDGGVDLLPIIHLLKQDVINSAKLLGVIPEIIARKPTASLFPGQTDESEMQFKYQQLDQYLLGNKTGIPNDVITRIETMHKNSEHKRVPLPQAPKWNRK; encoded by the coding sequence ATGGTATTAACAGAATATTTAAAAGTAATTGTTAAATTTTTACAAACCCAAGTAACAAAAACTAATTCTAAAGGACTCATTGTTGGCCTAAGTGGGGGTATTGATTCTGCTGTTGTGGCATTATTAATGAAAGAAGCATTCCCAAACAACCACTTGTGTGTGATTTTACCATGCCAATCAGACCCAATTGATGTTGAATATGCGCAGAAATTAGTTAGTACTCACGATTTAAGAAGTCAAATTGTTGATTTAACATCAACCTTTAATACTTTTAAAACAACCATCAACAGTTCATTAAATTCTGAAAAATCACAATTAGTATTAGGTAATATTAAAGCTAGATTACGAATGACAACATTGTATGCACTAGGACAAAATGAAAACTACTTAGTTGTGGGAACTGATAATGCTGATGAACGACATATTGGTTACTTTACTAAATATGGTGATGGTGGTGTTGATTTACTGCCAATTATTCATCTCCTAAAACAAGATGTTATTAATAGTGCTAAATTATTAGGTGTTATACCAGAGATTATTGCCCGAAAACCCACAGCAAGTCTTTTTCCAGGACAAACTGATGAATCAGAAATGCAATTTAAATATCAGCAACTAGATCAATATTTACTTGGTAATAAAACAGGAATTCCCAATGATGTTATTACTAGAATTGAAACAATGCACAAAAACAGCGAGCACAAACGTGTACCATTACCACAAGCTCCTAAATGAAATCGAAAATAA
- a CDS encoding YebC/PmpR family DNA-binding transcriptional regulator has protein sequence MKSKIIRRNEIMAGHSQYANIKHRKDAQDNKRGKVFQKLSREIYVAVKLSGEKVESNPRLKLLLEKARRINMPKDNINRAINKATNKNETTHYDAITYEGFGPSNVAIIVHCLTDNKNRTASNIRSYFNKAGGQFNAVQYLFQTTGVIEFNSVLTTDEILEMVIDLEIFNIEKNDNVILITLKPQQLAVSTSALEKNGINEFITNDIRNIPSDFVTIDDKQQEKVLMNLFDAIEDDDDVLDIEHNFQK, from the coding sequence ATGAAATCGAAAATAATACGAAGGAATGAAATTATGGCCGGACATTCACAATATGCCAATATTAAACATCGTAAAGATGCTCAAGATAATAAACGTGGTAAAGTATTTCAAAAATTATCGCGTGAAATTTATGTTGCTGTTAAACTAAGTGGAGAAAAAGTTGAAAGTAATCCGCGTTTAAAATTATTATTAGAAAAAGCACGAAGAATTAATATGCCCAAAGATAATATTAATCGTGCTATTAATAAAGCCACTAACAAAAATGAAACAACCCATTATGATGCTATTACTTATGAAGGATTTGGTCCTAGTAATGTAGCAATTATTGTTCACTGTTTAACTGATAATAAAAATCGTACGGCAAGTAACATTCGTAGTTATTTTAATAAAGCGGGTGGTCAGTTCAATGCTGTTCAATATTTATTTCAAACGACAGGAGTTATTGAATTCAATAGTGTCTTAACTACCGATGAAATTTTAGAGATGGTAATTGACCTTGAAATTTTTAATATTGAAAAAAATGATAATGTTATTCTTATTACTTTAAAACCACAACAATTAGCAGTATCAACTAGTGCTTTAGAAAAAAATGGTATTAATGAATTTATTACTAATGATATTAGAAATATTCCTAGTGATTTTGTTACTATTGATGATAAGCAACAAGAGAAAGTGTTAATGAATTTATTTGATGCCATTGAAGATGACGATGATGTTTTGGATATTGAGCATAATTTTCAAAAATAA
- a CDS encoding AAA family ATPase, with translation MVTFSILANIKPYDIVFIDEIHVVNYEILEVLYSALEGNFINIMIGKDYNNKIVKINLPPFTFIGATNKVAMLTKALISRIPNVLQLTSYDFEDIKTIITENINHLDWKITNEVITIIAHHFRNIPRIIINNIK, from the coding sequence ATGGTTACTTTTAGTATTTTAGCTAATATTAAACCGTATGACATTGTTTTTATTGATGAAATTCACGTTGTTAACTATGAAATACTAGAAGTTCTTTACTCAGCATTAGAAGGCAATTTTATTAATATTATGATTGGTAAAGATTATAACAATAAGATTGTTAAAATTAATTTACCACCTTTTACCTTTATTGGTGCGACTAATAAAGTTGCTATGTTAACAAAAGCTTTAATTAGTCGCATTCCCAATGTTTTACAATTAACAAGTTATGATTTTGAAGATATTAAAACTATTATTACTGAAAATATAAACCATTTAGATTGAAAAATAACAAATGAAGTTATTACTATTATTGCTCATCATTTTCGTAATATTCCCCGCATTATTATTAATAATATTAAGTAA
- a CDS encoding Mbov_0401 family ICE element transposase-like protein yields the protein MTLINNEYDYDSLDIKYTNLKIKEYEQDLLNYDYNYFKTYDKNKYKYIQRRQKLIINPFGKSYLPLRIYKNLETNENICPVKNFIKILKYKNCTNRLLNFILKQIHKGKRQCDIKDMLPDCPISNQTISNIIKNSKFTIQPLKEKIKVLDNQKLHIDIDDCYEFLRNDYGIIEKHCIKIFNLYTHKINISKNRNKLLNKTTAFLLYKNDDNMSQDKVYNFVFETINNNYDIKINSLKDLESQNLNLIIAGDGALSIRAMAKLLGGYYILDKFHAFSYLWKSFVGKRGKKKESTDWTKYIDSSASFKNGNYNQFINILENNVDEKTFNYFKNNTQGIINQGADWNIGCYAESTVFHLVKSLKGNGAKAYNSKTFINMLNARVAYLNKQNISF from the coding sequence ATGACTTTAATTAATAATGAATATGATTATGATAGTTTAGATATTAAATATACAAATTTAAAAATAAAAGAATATGAACAAGATTTATTAAATTATGATTATAATTATTTTAAAACTTATGATAAAAATAAATATAAATATATACAAAGAAGACAAAAATTAATTATTAATCCTTTTGGAAAATCTTATCTTCCATTAAGAATATATAAAAATTTAGAAACTAATGAAAATATATGTCCAGTAAAAAATTTTATTAAAATTCTAAAATATAAAAATTGTACTAATCGTTTATTAAATTTTATATTAAAACAAATACATAAAGGTAAAAGACAATGTGATATTAAAGATATGTTACCCGATTGTCCTATTTCAAATCAAACTATTAGTAATATAATAAAAAATAGTAAATTTACTATTCAACCTTTAAAAGAAAAAATTAAAGTATTAGATAATCAAAAACTTCATATTGATATTGATGATTGTTATGAATTTTTAAGAAATGATTATGGAATAATAGAAAAACATTGTATTAAAATTTTTAATCTTTATACTCATAAAATTAATATTAGTAAAAATAGAAATAAATTATTAAATAAAACAACAGCATTTTTATTATATAAAAATGATGATAATATGTCACAAGATAAAGTATATAATTTTGTTTTTGAAACTATTAATAATAATTATGATATTAAAATAAATAGTTTAAAAGATTTAGAATCTCAAAATCTTAATTTAATAATTGCAGGTGATGGTGCATTATCAATAAGAGCAATGGCTAAATTATTAGGTGGTTATTATATATTAGATAAATTTCATGCTTTTAGTTATCTTTGAAAATCATTTGTTGGTAAAAGGGGAAAGAAAAAAGAATCTACTGATTGAACTAAGTATATAGATTCATCTGCTTCTTTTAAAAACGGTAATTATAATCAATTTATTAATATTTTAGAAAATAATGTTGATGAAAAAACATTTAATTATTTTAAAAATAATACTCAAGGTATTATTAATCAAGGAGCAGATTGAAATATTGGTTGTTATGCTGAAAGTACTGTTTTTCATTTAGTAAAGTCATTAAAAGGAAATGGTGCAAAAGCATATAATTCTAAAACATTTATTAATATGTTAAATGCAAGAGTAGCATATCTTAATAAACAAAATATTAGTTTTTAG